One stretch of Ananas comosus cultivar F153 linkage group 6, ASM154086v1, whole genome shotgun sequence DNA includes these proteins:
- the LOC109711794 gene encoding PLAT domain-containing protein 1-like isoform X2 — MGIPFPFLVLLFLLLGSSLVHSTAAASLIEAVGSRSVGVGGGDDSDKCVYTLYVRTGSIWKGGTDSVIGVELTGSDGSGVRITNLEAWGGLMGEGHNYFERGNLDVFSGLGPCTSSPPCRLNLTSDGSGAHHGWYCNYVEVTTTGPHAGCAQQLFTVEQWLATAAGKDEDH; from the exons ATGGGTATCCCTTTCCCCTtcctcgtcctcctcttcctcctcctcggctCCTCCCTCGTCCACTCCACCGCTGCTGCTTCACTCATCGAG GCCGTCGGATCCCGATCGGTCGGTGTGGGGGGCGGGGACGACTCGGACAAGTGCGTGTACACGCTGTACGTGCGGACGGGGTCGATCTGGAAGGGGGGCACGGACTCGGTGATCGGCGTGGAGCTGACGGGATCGGACGGCTCCGGGGTGCGGATCACGAACCTGGAGGCGTGGGGGGGGCTGATGGGGGAGGGCCACAACTACTTCGAGCGGGGCAACCTCGACGTGTTCAGCGGGCTCGGGCCCTGCACTTCGTCGCCGCCCTGCCGGCTGAACCTGACGTCGGACGGCAGCGGGGCCCACCACGGGTGGTACTGCAACTACGTGGAGGTGACGACGACCGGGCCCCACGCCGGCTGCGCCCAGCAGCTCTTCACCGTCGAGCAGTGGCTCGCCACCGCCGCCGGCAAGGACGAGGACCACTGA
- the LOC109711793 gene encoding PLAT domain-containing protein 2-like produces MAATIAWKPLYFLLPFLLPFLAYSTGRPIIEGAGLEQGCGVGSGGSNHCLYTLRVQTGNRVNAGTDSKISVTLAGPDHVRYHVPNLESWGGLMWDGYNYFERGYADAFAGCGTCITWPPCWIRLTSDGSGSHPGWFVDFVELWAAGPDSQCTKHRFDFHVWLAAGGGHHLTAVRDNCRPHTGNNGDGDGDGNGNGNGVDGDEEK; encoded by the exons ATGGCTGCCACCATAGCTTGGAAACCACTATACttcctcctccccttcctcctaCCTTTCCTCGCCTACTCCACCGGCCGTCCGATCATAGAG GGCGCGGGACTGGAGCAGGGCTGCGGCGTGGGAAGCGGGGGCTCGAACCACTGCCTTTACACGCTGCGCGTGCAAACGGGGAACCGGGTCAACGCGGGCACGGACTCGAAGATAAGCGTTACCTTAGCGGGACCGGATCACGTCCGGTACCACGTCCCGAACCTAGAGTCGTGGGGCGGATTAATGTGGGATGGCTACAACTACTTCGAGAGGGGATATGCCGACGCCTTCGCCGGGTGCGGGACGTGCATCACGTGGCCGCCCTGCTGGATAAGGCTGACGTCGGACGGGAGCGGGTCCCATCCCGGGTGGTTCGTGGACTTCGTGGAGCTGTGGGCCGCCGGGCCCGACTCCCAGTGCACCAAGCACCGGTTCGACTTCCACGTGTGGCTCGCGGCCGGAGGGGGGCACCATCTCACTGCCGTGCGCGACAACTGCCGCCCACACACCGGCAACAACGGCGACGGCGATGGCGACGGCAACGGCAACGGCAACGGCGTGGACGGCGATGAGGAGAAGTGA